The stretch of DNA GTAAAGGGGTTGGAGCCCGGCGACCGCATTGCCGCGCAGGGCAATCACGCCAGTCATGCGGTTATAAGCGGGAATTTTTTTAGAGTACCTGAAGGTGTTTCGCCCAGGTCCGCGGCTTTTATGGTTATGTGTGCTATTGCCATGCACGGGCATCGGGTTGGGCGTCCGGAATTGGGTGAGGTTGTTGCAATTACTGGTATGGGGATTGTGGGCCAGTTGGCAGCAACCTTTGCGCGGTTGGCTGGCGCTCTTTCGGTTATTGCGATTGATCTGGATGATTTCCGGTTGGATAAAGCGAGAGACCGGGGGGCAGATGTTTGTGTCAATCCCAATACTGCAGGGGATGTCGCCGAAGTGGTGCGCGAGCATTGCGTGGGCGATGGGGTCGATCTGGTGATTGAAGCGACGGGTATTCCGGCGGTTTATCCCATGGCGCTGACTTTGCCGCGGTTGGGGGGGCGTCTGGTCGCGCTGGGGTCTCCGCGCGGTACTGTGGAGGTGAGTTTTTTGCCCGAGATTCACTTGCGCGAGATCACAATTCTGGGCGCGCATCAGCCCAAGACGCCGGATAATGACCATATTTATTATCCGTGGAGCAAGCGCAGGGATCGCGAGTTGATTTTGCGTTTGATGGCCGCGGGCAAGTTGCCTATCGAGGATCTGATTACCCATGTTGCTAATCCCGCCGATTGCCAGGCTACCTACGATATGCTCGCCGATAATCCGAGAGAAGTGCTGGGTGTGGTATTTGAGTGGGGGTGATCTCGCCTGCTAAAATAAAATACCTGTCAGAACCATAGAGGAGATCGAATATGAGATGCCACTCTTTTAAAAATTACAAGTACGGCCCCCATGAGCGGAACGTATTTGATTTTTATCCGGCACAATCAGA from Gemmatimonadota bacterium encodes:
- a CDS encoding zinc-binding alcohol dehydrogenase, which encodes MKAQRLICTDVRRIELEDFDLPRVPDNGILVQNDYTAMSVGTEIYNYAHGGEPSRARTFPRPTGYCNTGVVLEVGNDVKGLEPGDRIAAQGNHASHAVISGNFFRVPEGVSPRSAAFMVMCAIAMHGHRVGRPELGEVVAITGMGIVGQLAATFARLAGALSVIAIDLDDFRLDKARDRGADVCVNPNTAGDVAEVVREHCVGDGVDLVIEATGIPAVYPMALTLPRLGGRLVALGSPRGTVEVSFLPEIHLREITILGAHQPKTPDNDHIYYPWSKRRDRELILRLMAAGKLPIEDLITHVANPADCQATYDMLADNPREVLGVVFEWG